A region of Lycium barbarum isolate Lr01 chromosome 1, ASM1917538v2, whole genome shotgun sequence DNA encodes the following proteins:
- the LOC132616174 gene encoding pentatricopeptide repeat-containing protein At3g13150-like, translating to MASRRLHDVFTKTAAKSQVLTAIGGAKSKESKYQYQIHKFKQSSNKPKFRRNFTNYELFIHKLIRTKQFSAIEDVIQHQKIYPEIKNERFVVRFISLYGKAGMFDHAQKLFDEMPHLNCERTVMSFNALLAAAVNSKKYDNISEAFRELPGKLGVEPDIFSYNTMIKALCDMCSLDSVVSIMDEMGKYGIDPDVITFNTLLDGFYKNNRYSEAENIWTWMEKMKVIPNVRSYNSRLRGLVENNQVVEAEKLFEEMKKRGVNPDTHSHNAMITGCAKDGNLELAKSWYAKLWENGCLPDLATFSLLIPLAWDKDDPDFAYDLCKKCIDLRRNVYTITIQRVVDMLVVRSMIKEAKELVELGKNCSFRYRLLRFNKISTLMIEPSVIGEVVELRTIISWKRETMPSDTTSLSKFGLLYVSPVDLGCTISGTCWVSEEYK from the exons ATGGCTAGCCGCCGTCTCCATGATGTTTTCACCAAGACCGCCGCCAAATCCCAAGTCCTTACTGCCATCGGCGGCGCCAAATCCAAAGAAAGCAAATATCAGTACCAAATTCATAAATTCAAGCAGTCCTCAAACAAACCCAAATTTCGCCGCAACTTTACAAATTATGAATTATTCATACACAAACTCATCCGAACAAAACAGTTCTCAGCTATTGAAGATGTCATCCAACACCAAAAAATTTACCCAGAAATTAAAAACGAGCGTTTCGTTGTTCGATTCATTTCATTATATGGAAAAGCTGGTATGTTCGACCATGCCCAGaaactgttcgatgaaatgcctcACTTAAACTGTGAGCGTACAGTCATGTCATTCAATGCTTTATTGGCAGCTGCTGTTAATTCGAAGAAGTATGATAACATTAGTGAGGCTTTCAGGGAATTGCCTGGGAAATTAGGTGTTGAGCCTGATATTTTTTCATATAATACGATGATTAAGGCGTTATGCGACATGTGTTCATTGGATTCTGTTGTTTCGATAATGGATGAGATGGGAAAATATGGCATTGACCCTGATGTTATTACTTTCAATACGCTTTTAGATGGGTTTTACAAGAATAATAGGTATTCTGAAGCTGAGAATATATGGACTTGGATGGAAAAGATGAAAGTGATTCCGAATGTTAGGAGTTATAATTCGCGACTACGCGGATTGGTAGAGAATAATCAGGTTGTAGAAGCTGAGAAATTGTTTGAGGAGATGAAGAAAAGGGGAGTAAATCCTGATACTCATAGTCATAACGCGATGATTACAGGTTGTGCTAAAGATGGGAATTTGGAATTGGCTAAAAGTTGGTATGCGAAATTGTGGGAAAATGGTTGTCTTCCTGATCTTGCGACGTTCAGTTTACTTATTCCTCTGGCCTGGGATAAAGATGATCCTGATTTTGCTTATGACTTGTGCAAGAAGTGTATTGATTTGAGACGAAATGTTTATACTATTACAATACAACGGGTTGTTGATATGTTGGTTGTACGATCCATGATCAAAGAAGCGAAAGAGCTTGTGGAGTTAGGAAAGAATTGTTCTTTTCGTTATAGGCT CTTAAGATTTAACAAGATTTCAACTTTGATGATTGAGCCATCCGTGATTGGAGAAGTAGTGGAGTTGAGGACCATTATAAGCTGGAAAAGGGAAACGATGCCCAGTGATACAACATCTCTGTCAAAATTTGGTCTTTTATATGTTTCTCCTGTTGATCTGGGCTGCACTATATCAGGAACTTGTTGGGTTTCCGAGGAGTACAAATAA
- the LOC132615280 gene encoding 3'-5' exonuclease-like encodes MNISIVDYHVQDNRYNLYDVYYYSDKIQTMVTSDPNMVTQWITDVESAYGPFLNVGLDIEWRPSFSTHQNPAATLQLCIGRRCLIFQLLYCMYIPHSLLTFLNNNAFYGVGIQGDVDKLRGDYGVMVGNVVDLRGWAFDTYGMRDLRNERLKGLCSFLLGKELEKPKRISLSRWDNEWLSMEQVRYACLDAFVSYEIGRHLGTD; translated from the coding sequence ATGAATATCAGCATTGTAGACTACCATGTGCAAGACAATCGCTACAACCTCTATGATGTTTACTACTACAGCGACAAAATCCAAACAATGGTTACTTCTGACCCAAACATGGTCACTCAGTGGATCACAGATGTCGAGTCTGCCTATGGACCTTTTCTCAACGTTGGACTTGACATCGAGTGGCGACCTAGTTTCAGCACCCATCAAAACCCAGCCGCGACTCTACAGCTCTGCATTGGTCGTCGTTGCCTCATATTCCAACTACTCTACTGCATGTACATTCCACATTCCCTCCTTACTTTTCTCAATAACAATGCCTTTTATGGAGTTGGGATACAGGGTGATGTGGACAAGTTGAGGGGAGATTACGGGGTTATGGTAGGCAATGTGGTGGATTTAAGAGGTTGGGCTTTTGATACATATGGAATGAGGGACTTGAGGAATGAAAGGTTGAAGGGTCTGTGCAGTTTTCTTTTGGGAAAAGAGCTTGAGAAGCCTAAGAGGATCAGTTTGAGTAGGTGGGATAATGAATGGCTGAGCATGGAACAAGTGCGATATGCTTGTCTTGATGCTTTTGTTTCTTATGAGATTGGAAGGCATTTGGGTACTGATTAA